The proteins below are encoded in one region of Pseudomonas putida S13.1.2:
- the nikD gene encoding nickel import ATP-binding protein NikD, translated as MKPSVLEIRGLRIEAQAGVLVHGVDLQLRRGEVCTLVGASGSGKSLSCLGVLDLLPPGLVRTHGQLLLDGQPLAASNVRGCLASLVLQNPRSAFNPVRNMASHGLETLRQRGITGAAARARMAHCLDAVGLADRERVLQSFAFQLSGGMLQRMMIALALMAESPFLLADEPTSDLDALSQARFLDLLMELVQVHGLGVLLVTHDMGVVARCADQVAVMEAGRIVECQPAHELFQSPASATARTLLHAHQILCRSQP; from the coding sequence ATGAAGCCGTCAGTACTTGAAATCCGCGGCTTGCGCATAGAGGCCCAGGCGGGAGTGCTGGTGCACGGTGTTGACTTGCAACTGCGCCGCGGCGAAGTCTGCACGTTGGTCGGTGCAAGTGGCTCGGGTAAATCCCTCAGCTGCCTGGGTGTGCTCGACCTGCTGCCGCCAGGCCTTGTCCGCACCCACGGGCAACTGCTGCTCGACGGCCAGCCGCTGGCTGCAAGCAATGTCCGAGGCTGCCTGGCCAGCCTGGTACTGCAAAACCCTCGCAGCGCCTTCAACCCGGTGCGCAATATGGCCAGCCATGGCCTGGAGACGCTCAGGCAACGGGGCATCACCGGTGCAGCAGCCCGCGCGCGCATGGCCCACTGCCTGGATGCGGTAGGCCTGGCGGACCGTGAGCGGGTACTGCAATCGTTCGCCTTTCAACTCAGCGGAGGCATGCTGCAACGGATGATGATCGCCCTGGCGCTCATGGCCGAATCCCCTTTCCTGCTGGCTGATGAACCCACCAGTGACCTCGATGCCTTGAGCCAGGCGCGTTTTCTCGACCTGTTGATGGAGCTGGTGCAGGTGCATGGGCTGGGGGTGTTGCTGGTGACTCACGACATGGGCGTGGTAGCGCGCTGCGCAGACCAGGTCGCCGTGATGGAGGCCGGGCGCATTGTCGAATGCCAGCCGGCCCATGAGCTTTTCCAGAGCCCCGCCAGCGCCACTGCCCGCACCCTCCTCCACGCCCACCAGATCCTTTGCCGGAGCCAACCATGA
- the nikE gene encoding nickel import ATP-binding protein NikE has protein sequence MSLLHVHHVGHRYRTGGLLHKRGWLQVLDGIDLQLHAGESIGLLGSSGSGKSTLARLLLGLEKPAQGHVSFAGQDVSQLRGEQARDFQRTVQLVFQDAPGAFNPRRSIGWSIAEPLRHLTDMDEAGRQARTLELLVELGLRAEHAQRLPQQLSGGQLQRANIARALAASPQLVVLDEALSNLDRLLQLQVLQQLEALRQRSGTAFVLISHDLSLVQYFCQRVVLLHNGRIVEQRPVTHDLCFAHPVGRQLQSAMLPARPQKEPSAQGLPTGAGQQLPLYTPESLSLDCGHRLRR, from the coding sequence ATGAGCCTGCTGCATGTCCACCACGTTGGCCATCGTTATCGCACCGGCGGGCTTTTGCACAAACGGGGCTGGCTGCAGGTACTCGACGGTATCGACCTGCAACTGCACGCTGGTGAGTCCATCGGACTGCTAGGCAGCAGCGGCAGCGGCAAAAGCACACTCGCGCGACTGCTTCTCGGGCTGGAAAAACCGGCACAGGGCCACGTGAGCTTTGCCGGGCAGGATGTCAGCCAGCTCAGAGGTGAACAGGCGCGCGACTTCCAGCGCACGGTGCAACTGGTGTTCCAGGACGCCCCCGGCGCCTTCAACCCACGGCGCAGCATCGGCTGGAGCATCGCCGAGCCGTTGCGCCACCTCACTGACATGGATGAAGCCGGCCGGCAAGCGCGTACCCTTGAACTGCTAGTGGAACTGGGCCTGCGCGCCGAGCATGCCCAACGCCTCCCTCAGCAGTTGAGTGGCGGCCAGTTGCAGCGGGCCAACATCGCCCGGGCGCTGGCTGCCTCGCCGCAGCTTGTGGTACTCGACGAAGCATTGTCGAACCTGGATCGGCTACTGCAGTTGCAGGTCCTGCAGCAGCTGGAAGCGCTACGCCAGCGCAGTGGCACCGCCTTCGTGCTGATCAGCCATGACCTGAGCCTGGTGCAGTACTTCTGCCAGCGGGTCGTGCTGCTGCACAATGGTCGCATCGTGGAGCAACGCCCCGTCACGCACGACCTGTGCTTTGCGCACCCAGTAGGCCGGCAGTTGCAGTCGGCCATGTTGCCTGCCCGCCCGCAAAAGGAGCCTTCAGCGCAGGGGCTGCCAACAGGTGCTGGTCAGCAGCTACCACTTTACACGCCTGAAAGCCTCAGTCTGGATTGTGGTCACCGGTTGCGACGATGA
- a CDS encoding cyclase family protein, giving the protein MNMNTRRLLDLSVTLDNNPYTDPPPLLPKIDYMDHQQGWPEMAAMFPGLRKEDLPGDESWAAERLQITTHSGTHMDAPWHYASTTDGGNPAYGIDEMPLEWCLQPGVKLDFRHMPDGHVVTAAEVEAELARIGHELQPLDIVLVNTRAGSLFGQPGYLDAGVGMGREATLYLLERGVRVVGTDAWSWDAPFKYTRERFHETGDASIIWEGHKAGRDIGYGQMEKLANLEQLPAYGFLVSCFPYKIRHASAGFVRAVAIFE; this is encoded by the coding sequence ATGAACATGAATACACGTCGTTTGCTGGACCTGTCTGTCACCCTGGACAACAACCCCTACACCGATCCACCGCCCTTGCTGCCCAAAATCGACTACATGGACCACCAGCAGGGCTGGCCGGAGATGGCGGCGATGTTTCCCGGGCTGCGCAAGGAAGACTTGCCAGGTGATGAGTCCTGGGCGGCGGAGCGCCTGCAGATCACCACCCACAGCGGTACGCACATGGACGCGCCCTGGCACTACGCATCCACTACCGACGGTGGCAACCCGGCCTACGGCATCGACGAGATGCCGCTGGAGTGGTGCCTGCAGCCTGGTGTGAAACTGGACTTTCGACACATGCCGGATGGTCACGTGGTCACGGCGGCAGAGGTCGAGGCCGAGCTTGCGCGCATCGGCCATGAACTGCAGCCGCTGGACATCGTGCTGGTGAACACCCGCGCCGGCAGCCTGTTTGGCCAGCCTGGCTATCTTGACGCCGGTGTGGGCATGGGCCGCGAGGCGACGTTGTACCTGCTGGAGCGTGGGGTGAGGGTGGTCGGCACCGATGCCTGGAGTTGGGATGCGCCGTTCAAGTACACCCGTGAGCGCTTCCATGAAACGGGGGATGCCTCGATCATCTGGGAGGGGCACAAGGCGGGCCGGGATATCGGTTATGGGCAGATGGAGAAGCTGGCCAACCTGGAGCAACTGCCAGCGTACGGGTTCCTGGTCAGCTGCTTCCCTTACAAGATCCGCCATGCTTCGGCGGGGTTTGTCCGCGCCGTCGCGATATTCGAGTAA
- a CDS encoding NAD-dependent epimerase/dehydratase family protein, translating to MRVMVTGANGFVGRKLVQRLLQAGEVRGQRIEALLVLDQALDGLPEDARLRRHRGSVTDAALLRRVLADGVDVVFHLVSVPGGAAEAQYELGYQVNLQASLELLNQLRNPQRPPVLVYASSVAVYGGELPARMDEDQPASPQLSYGAHKRMVEIALQDLARRGEVNGRGLRLPGIIARPREPNGLRSAFMSDLLHAYAAGDTYTCPVSPDAHAWWMSARCCVDNLLRAAELENPGSQRIWQLPVLHLSIAQVLSGLAASFGEANGAGISFEPDPQLQALFGSYPPLRSTQARELGFCHDGSVAALLRNALDLPPRRSSRAAKRKGIVA from the coding sequence ATGCGAGTAATGGTCACCGGCGCCAACGGCTTCGTTGGTCGCAAGCTGGTGCAGCGCCTGTTGCAGGCGGGTGAAGTGCGCGGGCAGCGTATCGAGGCGTTGCTGGTGCTGGACCAGGCACTGGACGGTTTGCCTGAGGATGCGCGGTTGCGCCGCCATCGCGGCAGTGTGACCGACGCCGCCTTGCTGCGCAGGGTGCTGGCCGATGGTGTCGACGTGGTGTTCCACCTGGTCAGTGTGCCCGGTGGTGCGGCCGAGGCGCAGTACGAGCTGGGTTACCAGGTGAACCTGCAGGCCAGCCTGGAGCTGCTCAATCAGCTGCGCAACCCCCAGCGCCCGCCAGTACTGGTGTACGCCAGCAGTGTCGCGGTATATGGCGGCGAGCTGCCGGCACGGATGGACGAAGACCAGCCGGCTTCACCGCAGCTTTCATATGGGGCGCACAAGCGCATGGTGGAAATCGCCTTGCAGGACCTGGCCCGGCGTGGCGAGGTAAACGGCCGCGGCTTGCGCCTGCCCGGCATCATCGCCCGGCCGCGTGAGCCGAACGGTTTGCGCTCGGCGTTCATGAGCGACCTGCTGCATGCCTATGCGGCAGGGGATACCTACACCTGCCCGGTCTCGCCGGATGCGCACGCCTGGTGGATGTCGGCCCGTTGCTGCGTGGACAACCTGCTGCGTGCCGCCGAGCTGGAAAACCCCGGCAGCCAGCGTATCTGGCAGTTGCCGGTGTTGCATCTTTCCATCGCCCAGGTGCTGTCGGGGCTTGCGGCCAGCTTTGGCGAGGCGAACGGCGCCGGCATCAGCTTCGAGCCTGATCCACAACTGCAAGCGCTGTTCGGCAGCTACCCGCCGCTACGTTCGACCCAGGCCCGCGAGCTTGGTTTCTGCCACGACGGGTCGGTGGCTGCGCTGTTGCGCAACGCCCTCGACCTGCCGCCGCGACGCAGCAGCCGCGCGGCCAAACGCAAAGGAATCGTTGCATGA
- a CDS encoding fumarylacetoacetate hydrolase family protein, translated as MKLATLDDGSRDGRLLVVARDLERAVDASAIAPSLQVALENWLQVEARLQALYQRLNDDAATAAFDLDLAQLAAPLPRASQWLDGSCFLSHGELMQKAFNLEPIEGVEHTPLIYQGASDDFLGPRADIPLPSEAHGIDFEGEFAVLLDDVPMGCPASQALQHVRLVLQLNDVSLRALAPREMKTGFGFLQAKPATSFAPVAVTPDELGEAWRDGRVHLPLRVEWNGEWFGHPHGGAMHFGFHQLIAHAALTRRLSAGTLVGSGTVSNAERSVGSACIAERRAIETIASGAPRTAFMRFGDRVRMEARGGKDEVLFGAIDQRVVRGGWPCE; from the coding sequence ATGAAGCTCGCGACCCTAGACGACGGTAGCCGCGATGGCCGCCTGCTGGTGGTGGCCCGTGATCTTGAACGGGCAGTGGACGCCAGCGCTATCGCCCCGAGCCTGCAAGTTGCCCTGGAAAACTGGCTTCAGGTCGAGGCACGTTTGCAGGCGCTGTACCAGCGGCTCAATGACGACGCAGCCACAGCAGCCTTCGATCTCGACCTGGCGCAGTTGGCCGCGCCCCTGCCGCGCGCCAGCCAGTGGCTGGACGGCTCCTGTTTCCTCAGCCACGGCGAGCTGATGCAGAAGGCTTTCAACCTGGAGCCGATCGAAGGTGTCGAGCACACGCCGCTGATCTATCAGGGGGCCAGCGACGACTTCCTTGGACCACGTGCGGACATCCCTCTGCCCAGCGAGGCGCATGGCATCGACTTCGAGGGCGAGTTCGCCGTGCTGCTCGATGACGTGCCCATGGGCTGCCCGGCGTCGCAGGCCCTGCAGCACGTGCGCCTGGTGCTGCAACTCAACGACGTCAGCCTGCGCGCGCTGGCCCCGCGGGAAATGAAGACCGGTTTCGGCTTCCTTCAGGCCAAGCCTGCCACCAGCTTCGCGCCGGTCGCGGTGACCCCGGATGAGCTCGGTGAAGCCTGGCGCGATGGCCGGGTGCACCTGCCGTTGCGCGTGGAATGGAACGGTGAGTGGTTTGGTCATCCCCATGGCGGCGCCATGCACTTTGGCTTTCACCAGTTGATCGCCCATGCGGCGCTGACGCGGCGCTTGAGTGCCGGCACGCTGGTCGGCTCTGGTACGGTTTCCAATGCTGAGCGCAGCGTAGGGTCGGCGTGCATCGCCGAGCGCCGCGCCATCGAAACCATTGCGTCCGGTGCACCCCGTACAGCCTTCATGCGCTTTGGCGACCGTGTGCGCATGGAGGCCCGGGGAGGCAAGGATGAGGTGCTGTTCGGTGCCATTGATCAGCGTGTCGTACGGGGAGGTTGGCCATGCGAGTAA
- a CDS encoding cupin domain-containing protein — MQSLPAFKRVVTGHDAQGQAVVASCGPTPNNFPLKAVPGTLFYEVWNSVGSPALLDNGDDPTAQPLQLSPAALGSVMRVVDIPPDSVQNQVSAEAAAAAFAEIGQASAGTGKADSRHKLMHRTQTLDYGIVTEGEVWLVLDDGEVHLKRGDIVVQRGTNHAWSNRSEQMARMVFILLDGRYADDLKALLP, encoded by the coding sequence ATGCAATCGCTTCCTGCATTCAAACGCGTGGTCACCGGCCATGATGCGCAAGGCCAGGCGGTCGTGGCCAGTTGCGGCCCGACGCCGAACAACTTCCCGCTCAAGGCGGTGCCCGGCACCCTGTTCTACGAGGTGTGGAACAGTGTCGGCAGCCCGGCGCTGCTGGATAACGGCGATGATCCTACGGCCCAGCCGCTGCAGCTGAGCCCTGCCGCGCTGGGCAGCGTGATGCGCGTGGTGGATATTCCGCCGGACAGCGTACAGAACCAGGTCAGTGCCGAAGCGGCGGCGGCAGCCTTTGCCGAGATCGGGCAGGCCAGTGCCGGTACGGGGAAGGCCGACTCCCGGCACAAGTTGATGCACCGAACCCAGACGCTGGACTATGGCATCGTCACTGAAGGCGAGGTGTGGCTGGTGCTCGACGACGGCGAGGTGCACCTCAAACGTGGCGACATCGTGGTCCAGCGCGGCACCAACCATGCCTGGAGCAACCGCAGCGAGCAGATGGCCCGCATGGTCTTCATCCTGCTCGACGGCCGCTATGCCGATGACCTCAAGGCGTTGCTGCCATGA
- a CDS encoding MFS transporter: protein MAAERIAGNVQGALLLFGSCLPVLGAVLIAPVLPRMHAHFAETPGVAVLVPVALTLPALVIALLAPLAGLLADRVGRRSLLLASMLLYSLCGLLPLWLDSLALIVASRAGIGLAEAGIMTCCTTLMGDYFNGQRRARLFALQMVVTSLSAAVFMGLGGALGESDWRSPFVLYAVGMLCLPLMAAMLWEPRVARSACQATAQSRFPWSTLAPLYLLTGLAGVSLFIVPVQAGYLLQLLHVDAPQQVGLTLGANQLGVLAGALAFRLLARLAACRLLALGFATAGLGGGLMALASSHAPVVVAVLVNGLGVGLMLPTLITLVMQQVGFEQRGRATGGFTAAIFAGEFVSPLLVLALTGGVATQLPYALLLVALGQLVMVPVCLVWLRGFISGQNLIVDGGATIGDGN, encoded by the coding sequence ATGGCCGCTGAACGTATCGCCGGCAACGTGCAAGGTGCGCTGTTGCTGTTCGGCAGTTGCCTGCCCGTGCTGGGGGCGGTGCTGATCGCCCCGGTGCTGCCACGCATGCACGCCCATTTTGCCGAGACGCCGGGGGTGGCCGTACTGGTTCCGGTGGCGCTAACCCTCCCGGCACTGGTAATCGCCTTGCTGGCGCCGCTGGCCGGGCTGCTCGCCGACCGTGTCGGCCGTCGTTCGCTGCTGCTGGCGAGCATGCTGCTGTACAGCCTGTGTGGACTGCTACCGCTGTGGCTGGACTCGCTGGCGCTGATCGTTGCCAGCCGCGCCGGTATCGGCCTGGCCGAGGCGGGCATCATGACGTGCTGCACCACCTTGATGGGCGATTATTTCAACGGCCAGCGCCGAGCCCGGCTGTTCGCCTTGCAGATGGTGGTTACCTCGTTGTCGGCGGCCGTGTTCATGGGCCTGGGTGGCGCGCTGGGGGAGAGCGATTGGCGTTCGCCCTTCGTGCTCTACGCCGTGGGCATGCTGTGCCTGCCGCTGATGGCCGCGATGCTGTGGGAGCCGAGGGTGGCGCGCAGCGCCTGCCAAGCGACGGCGCAATCGCGTTTCCCATGGTCGACCCTGGCACCGCTCTACCTACTCACCGGGCTGGCGGGCGTCAGCCTGTTCATCGTCCCGGTACAGGCTGGTTACTTGCTGCAATTGCTGCACGTCGATGCGCCGCAACAGGTCGGCCTGACCCTGGGCGCCAATCAACTGGGCGTGCTGGCCGGCGCACTGGCCTTTCGTCTGCTGGCACGCCTGGCGGCCTGCCGACTGCTGGCGTTGGGGTTCGCCACGGCGGGGCTCGGTGGCGGCTTGATGGCGCTGGCCAGCAGCCATGCCCCGGTAGTGGTGGCGGTGCTGGTCAACGGCCTGGGCGTTGGCTTGATGTTGCCGACGCTGATCACCCTGGTGATGCAGCAGGTCGGCTTCGAGCAGCGTGGCCGGGCCACGGGCGGGTTCACTGCGGCGATCTTCGCCGGTGAGTTCGTCAGCCCCTTGCTGGTGCTGGCGCTGACGGGGGGTGTGGCGACACAACTGCCCTATGCGCTGCTGTTGGTTGCGCTCGGGCAACTGGTAATGGTGCCGGTGTGCCTGGTGTGGCTGCGGGGCTTCATCAGTGGACAGAATCTTATTGTCGACGGTGGCGCGACCATCGGCGACGGCAATTGA
- a CDS encoding efflux RND transporter permease subunit, whose protein sequence is MHAMNPPAPSSGRLDDFDSTSGSLLERALFNHRVLVLLLCLAATLILGWQASRLTLNASFEKMIPRDHPFIHNYLDHRQELAGLGNAVRIAVANPRGSIYDQGYLHSLQQLNDAVYLLPGVDRAAMKSLWTPSTRWTGVTEEGLEGGPVIPDGYDGGQASLEALKRNVERSNEIGQLVAFDQRSSIVYVPLLETTPDGKALDYTAFAHELETLRERFQRQGVDIHITGFAKVVGDLIDGLRQILLFFAAAIAITAVVLYWYTRCVRSTALVVVCSLVAVIWQLGLLPLLGYELDPYSVLVPFLVFAIGMSHGAQKMNGIMQDIGRGMHRLVAARFTFRRLFLAGLTALLCDAVGFAVLMIIQIQVIQDLAVIASLGVAVLIFTNLILLPVLLSYVGVSARAARRSLRAEEAQASGARKHALWRFLDLFTQRRWAAWCIAVAALMAAGGYAVSLHLKVGDLDAGAPELRADSRYNRDNAFVTRHYGASSDVFAVMVRTAPGGCSAYATLKRVDDLDWQLRGLPGVDTTNSLAQLNRRVLVGLSEGSPKWYELVDNQATLNMVTANAPRGLYNDDCSLLTLYAYLTDHKADTLARVVDSVQSFAQANDSEQANFLMAAGSAGIEAATNQVVKQANRDMLWWVYGAVILLCLVTFRSWRAVLCAVLPLVLTSILCEALMVALGIGVKVATLPVIALGVGIGVDYALYVMSIVLAQLRQGASLSEAYYRALLFTGKVVMLTGITLAIGVGTWIFSPIKFQADMGVLLAFMFVWNMVGALLLLPALAYFLLPQRQTNAEPQLAPKADETAPRQSADCAPAQPQGTGLRPFEEVSHGR, encoded by the coding sequence ATGCACGCCATGAATCCACCTGCGCCGTCCAGCGGCCGTCTCGACGACTTCGATAGCACTTCCGGTTCTCTGCTGGAGCGTGCGCTGTTCAACCACCGGGTACTGGTGTTGCTGCTGTGCCTGGCGGCCACCTTGATACTCGGCTGGCAGGCTTCTCGGCTCACGCTTAACGCCAGCTTCGAGAAGATGATCCCGCGCGACCACCCGTTCATCCACAACTACCTGGACCACCGCCAGGAGCTGGCCGGCCTGGGCAACGCCGTGCGCATCGCCGTGGCCAACCCGCGCGGCAGCATCTACGACCAGGGCTACCTGCACAGCCTGCAGCAGCTCAACGACGCGGTGTACCTGCTGCCAGGCGTTGACCGCGCGGCGATGAAGTCGCTGTGGACGCCGTCCACGCGCTGGACAGGTGTGACCGAGGAGGGCCTGGAAGGCGGCCCGGTGATCCCCGATGGCTACGATGGCGGCCAGGCGAGCCTTGAGGCGCTCAAGCGCAACGTCGAACGCTCCAACGAAATCGGCCAGCTGGTTGCCTTCGATCAGCGTTCAAGCATCGTCTACGTGCCGCTGCTGGAAACCACCCCGGACGGCAAGGCGCTGGACTATACGGCCTTCGCCCATGAACTGGAAACCCTGCGCGAGCGGTTCCAGCGCCAGGGCGTGGACATCCACATCACCGGTTTCGCCAAGGTTGTCGGTGATCTTATCGATGGGCTCCGGCAGATCCTGCTGTTCTTCGCCGCCGCCATCGCCATCACTGCCGTGGTCCTCTATTGGTACACCCGCTGCGTACGCAGTACCGCGCTGGTGGTGGTGTGCTCGCTGGTGGCGGTGATCTGGCAACTGGGCCTGCTGCCGCTGCTTGGCTACGAACTCGACCCGTATTCGGTGCTGGTGCCGTTCCTGGTGTTCGCGATAGGCATGAGCCATGGCGCGCAGAAGATGAACGGCATCATGCAGGACATCGGACGCGGCATGCATCGCCTGGTGGCGGCGCGGTTCACCTTCCGCCGGCTGTTCCTGGCCGGGCTGACCGCGCTGTTGTGCGATGCCGTGGGCTTTGCCGTACTGATGATCATCCAGATCCAGGTGATCCAGGACCTGGCGGTGATCGCCAGCCTGGGCGTGGCGGTGCTGATTTTCACCAACCTGATCCTGCTGCCGGTACTGCTTTCCTATGTGGGCGTCAGCGCCCGTGCCGCGCGGCGCAGCCTGCGTGCCGAAGAGGCGCAGGCGAGCGGGGCACGCAAGCACGCGCTGTGGCGCTTTCTCGACCTGTTCACCCAGCGTCGCTGGGCGGCCTGGTGCATCGCCGTGGCTGCGCTGATGGCCGCTGGCGGCTATGCCGTGAGCCTGCACCTGAAAGTCGGTGATCTCGACGCCGGTGCTCCCGAGCTGCGCGCCGATTCGCGCTACAACCGCGACAATGCTTTTGTCACCCGGCACTACGGTGCCAGTAGCGATGTGTTTGCGGTGATGGTGCGCACCGCGCCCGGTGGTTGCTCGGCCTACGCGACGCTGAAGCGTGTGGATGACCTGGACTGGCAACTGCGCGGCCTGCCTGGTGTGGACACGACCAATTCGTTGGCGCAGCTGAACCGCCGGGTACTGGTCGGCCTCTCCGAAGGCAGCCCGAAGTGGTACGAACTGGTCGACAACCAGGCGACCCTGAACATGGTCACTGCCAACGCCCCCCGCGGGTTGTACAACGACGATTGCAGCCTGCTGACGCTCTATGCCTACCTCACGGACCACAAGGCCGACACCCTGGCGCGCGTGGTGGACAGCGTCCAGTCGTTCGCCCAGGCCAACGACAGCGAGCAGGCCAACTTCCTTATGGCAGCCGGCAGCGCGGGCATCGAGGCGGCCACCAACCAGGTGGTGAAGCAGGCCAACCGCGACATGCTCTGGTGGGTCTATGGCGCCGTGATCCTGCTCTGCCTGGTGACCTTCCGCTCCTGGCGCGCGGTGCTCTGCGCAGTATTGCCATTGGTGCTCACCTCCATTCTTTGTGAAGCGCTGATGGTCGCGCTGGGCATTGGCGTGAAGGTGGCGACCCTGCCGGTGATCGCCCTGGGTGTCGGCATCGGCGTGGATTACGCGCTGTACGTGATGAGCATCGTGCTGGCCCAGCTGCGTCAGGGCGCGAGCCTGTCCGAGGCCTATTACCGCGCACTGCTGTTTACCGGCAAGGTGGTGATGCTCACCGGCATCACCCTGGCCATTGGCGTCGGCACCTGGATCTTCTCGCCGATCAAGTTCCAGGCCGACATGGGGGTGCTGCTGGCCTTCATGTTCGTCTGGAACATGGTGGGTGCGCTGCTGCTTTTGCCCGCGCTGGCGTACTTCCTTCTGCCGCAACGCCAGACCAACGCCGAGCCACAGCTGGCGCCGAAGGCCGATGAAACCGCGCCCAGGCAAAGCGCAGACTGTGCCCCGGCACAGCCCCAGGGCACCGGCCTGCGCCCATTCGAGGAGGTGAGCCATGGCCGCTGA
- a CDS encoding WD40/YVTN/BNR-like repeat-containing protein gives MNKMLYAWLLTACCGLPAAYAGDSVDVLAQPALRGPQALRAVLQDVVRAGTRLVSVGERGVVLLSDDNGASWRQAKAVPVSVTLTAVQFVDARNGWAVGHAGVVLHSEDGGEHWTLQLDGKRAGALELQAAEAAADARRVAAAQGLLADGADKPLLALSFSDARHGLVVGAYGLALATVDGGRTWQSGMGLLPNRRGLHLYALARHGANLYVAGEQGLLLRSRDGGDHFEALHGPYEGSYFAATVLPGGRLLLGGLRGSLFASDDAGDSFQALPNPLPSSLNGMRVAGGQLLLANQAGMLLRSDLDTFAAQPLAVSDGLPLTAATIAADGAIVAVGIAGARRVAASSHSSTTD, from the coding sequence ATGAACAAGATGCTCTACGCCTGGCTGCTGACAGCCTGTTGCGGGCTGCCGGCGGCCTACGCCGGTGACAGTGTGGATGTGCTTGCGCAGCCCGCGTTGCGTGGCCCCCAGGCCCTGCGTGCGGTGTTGCAGGATGTGGTCCGGGCCGGTACACGCCTGGTGTCGGTGGGCGAGCGTGGTGTGGTGTTGTTGTCCGATGACAACGGTGCCAGCTGGCGCCAGGCCAAGGCCGTGCCGGTCAGCGTCACCCTCACGGCCGTACAGTTCGTCGATGCACGCAACGGTTGGGCCGTCGGCCACGCAGGCGTGGTGCTGCACAGCGAGGATGGCGGCGAGCACTGGACTTTGCAGCTTGACGGCAAGCGGGCCGGCGCCCTGGAGCTGCAAGCGGCCGAGGCGGCGGCCGACGCTCGGCGCGTGGCGGCGGCCCAGGGGCTACTGGCCGACGGCGCAGACAAGCCGCTGCTGGCATTGAGTTTCAGCGATGCCCGCCACGGCCTGGTGGTAGGAGCGTACGGGCTGGCCCTGGCCACGGTCGACGGCGGGCGCACCTGGCAATCGGGCATGGGCCTGTTGCCGAATCGGCGGGGGCTGCACCTGTACGCACTGGCCCGTCACGGCGCCAACCTGTACGTTGCCGGCGAGCAGGGCCTGCTGCTGCGCTCGCGCGACGGCGGCGACCACTTCGAGGCACTGCATGGGCCGTACGAGGGCAGTTATTTCGCCGCCACCGTATTGCCCGGCGGCCGGCTGCTGCTCGGTGGCCTGCGAGGCTCGTTGTTCGCCTCGGACGACGCCGGTGACAGCTTCCAGGCACTGCCCAATCCGCTTCCGTCATCGCTCAACGGCATGCGGGTGGCCGGCGGCCAACTGCTGCTGGCCAACCAGGCAGGGATGCTGCTGCGCAGCGATCTGGACACCTTTGCCGCCCAGCCGCTGGCAGTGTCCGATGGCCTGCCGTTGACCGCTGCGACCATCGCCGCGGATGGTGCCATTGTCGCTGTCGGCATCGCCGGCGCCCGGCGCGTGGCAGCGTCCTCCCACTCCAGCACGACGGACTGA